A region of Lathamus discolor isolate bLatDis1 chromosome 18, bLatDis1.hap1, whole genome shotgun sequence DNA encodes the following proteins:
- the GRHL3 gene encoding grainyhead-like protein 3 homolog — MSNELDFRSVRLMKNDTMNFQKFPYTNEDEAWKTYLENPLTAATKAMMRVNGDDDSVAALSFLYDYYMVPKEKRILPSGMMGRNELGKRHCHGMEYDAEIASFDGSAHLMKLLSENVSMTQEYCEPQKKNGLSLEGVPPPHKPAMIPPGTSKLDANPDNYLVPPGDVYDNSSLNSLFETIPIAPPQQRWQPDSTFKEDPQESLLFSDILKPQPEPPCPESYTADGVKSDFEYTLGSPKAIHIKSGDSPMAYLNKGQFYPITLRTAGDSKCLHLSSNKVKSVVMIVFDNEKIPTEQLKFWKHWHSRQPTAKQRVIDVADCKENFNTVQNIEELAYNALSFVWNIHEEAKVFIGVNCLSTDFSSQKGVKGVPLNLQIDTYDYGNGSSQLVHRAVCQIKIFCDKGAERKMRDDERKQFRRKGKCLDSNNNGLKGCLLSGFRGNEITFLRPETDLETQPVLFIPNVHFSNPQRCGTVLPPAVPNSTNRLPLKRSGASFTEEFDPVPPKQTKEEDPQRVLLYVRRESEEVFDALMLKTPDLQGLRTAISEKYGLPEESIYKVYKKCKRGILVNMDNNIIQHYSNHMAFLLDMVEAENKFQVILKEL; from the exons ATGTCCAATGAACTGGA TTTTAGATCTGTGCGTCTGATGAAGAATGACACCATGAACTTCCAGAAATTCCCCTACACCAATGAAGATGAAGCCTGGAAAACTTACCTGGAGAACCCCTTGACTGCAGCCACCAAAGCTATGATGAGGGTCAATGGGGATGACGACAGCGTGGCTGCTCTGAGCTTCCTCTATGACTACTACATG GTCCCAAAGGAGAAGAGGATTCTTCCATCTGGTATGATGGGACGCAATGAACTAGGAAAGAG GCACTGCCACGGAATGGAGTATGATGCAGAGATCGCATCCTTTGATGGCTCAGCCCATCTCATGAAGCTCTTGTCTGAAAACGTTTCCATGACCCAAGAGTATTGTGAACCACAGAAGAAGAATGGCCTAAGTCTTGAAGGCGTCCCTCCTCCTCACAAGCCAGCCATGATTCCACCGGGCACTAGCAAGCTGGATGCCAACCCGGACAACTACTTGGTCCCTCCAGGGGATGTATATGACAACAGCTCACTGAACTCCCTGTTCGAGACCATCCCCATAGCCCCACCACAGCAGAGGTGGCAGCCAGACAGCACTTTCAAAGAGGATCCCCAGGAG TCGCTACTCTTCAGTGATATCCTCAAACCCCAGCCAGAGCCCCCCTGCCCTGAGAGTTACACTGCAGATGGTGTTAAAAG TGACTTTGAATACACTCTGGGGTCACCCAAAGCCATTCACATCAAATCCGGGGACTCTCCCATGGCCTACCTCAACAAAGGACAGTTCTACCCCATCACGCTCCGGACAGCTGGAGACAGCAAATGTTTACACTTGTCCTCAAATAAAGTGAAG AGTGTGGTGATGATTGTTTTTGACAACGAAAAGATCCCGACAGAGCAGCTCAAGTTCTGGAAGCATTGGCATTCCCGACAGCCCACGGCCAAGCAGAGAGTCATTGACGTCG CTGACTGCAAAGAAAACTTCAACACGGTGCAGAACATCGAGGAGTTAGCCTACAATGCACTGTCCTTCGTGTGGAACATCCACGAGGAAGCAAAG GTATTTATTGGGGTGAATTGCCTGAGCACTGACTTCTCCTCCCAAAAGGGAGTGAAAGGCGTCCCTCTCAACCTCCAAATAGACACTTACGACTATGGCAATGGAAGCAGCCAGCTGGTGCACCGCGCCGTCTGCCAGATCAAGATATTCTGTGATAAG ggagcagagaggaaaatgcGGGATGATGAAAGGAAACAgttcagaaggaaaggaaaatgcctGGACTCCAATAACAACG GTCTGAAAGGCTGTTTGCTCTCCGGCTTCAGAGGGAATGAGATCACGTTCCTGAGGCCAGAGACTGACCTTGAAACCCAACCAGTCCTGTTCATCCCCAACGTCCATTTCTCAAACCCGCAGAGGTGCGGCACG GTGCTCCCTCCTGCCGTTCCCAACTCCACAAACAG GCTGCCCCTGAAGCGAAGCGGAGCCTCGTTCACAGAAGAGTTTGACCCAGTTCctccaaagcaaaccaaggaagaAGATCCTCAGAGAG TCCTGTTGTACGTGCGGAGGGAGTCGGAGGAGGTGTTTGATGCTCTCATGTTGAAGACACCGGATCTCCAGGGGCTCAGAACAGCT atttcagaaaaatacGGGCTTCCTGAAGAAAGCATTTATAAAGTCtacaaaaaatgcaaaagagG GATCCTAGTGAACATGGACAATAACATCATCCAGCACTACAGCAACCACATGGCCTTTCTCCTGGACATGGTGGAAGCAGAGAACAAGTTCCAGGTCATCCTCAAGGAGCTCTGA